A window of the Cololabis saira isolate AMF1-May2022 chromosome 19, fColSai1.1, whole genome shotgun sequence genome harbors these coding sequences:
- the LOC133418889 gene encoding zinc finger protein 503-like, with the protein MITSPTVSVLRNSTNSVWERGSSSGEKGAAKISQLSVFNSVSPSDPYRQASRLPIKILKMLTARAGHILHPEYLQPLPSTPVSPIELDAKKSPLALLAQTCSQIGKPDPPSSSKLSSVTSNGSSDKETKSGPLKMSDIGAEDKSSFKPYSKSSEKKDSSSSSSGHSGDKSSFRVPSATCPPFTPRTGSPNSCTSVSPLPSDGKAGDKEEKKDSESNKSSTTENSGSQRINGIISDGNHQESTSGSKTGTSDSPSVTSSSSSSVLCSGLVAPVSPYKPGHTVFPLPSPGISYPGSLAGAYAGYPQSFLPHGMSLDPTKSSSQLLSAQFASSLGCSKAGTSPLAGASPPSLMTASLCRDPYCLSYHCTSHLSGAASANQCAHDSALKSGYPLMYQAHPLHGVHSSAPAFSGHPLYPYGFMLPNDPLPHVCNWVSANGPCDKRFSSSEELLGHLRTHTAFAGTEKLISGYPGSTSLANAAAAAAMACHMHLPHNGSPGSPGSLALRGPHHPLGLSSRYHPYSKSPLPAPGAVPVPAATGPYYSPYALYGQRLTTASALGYQ; encoded by the exons ATGATCACATCGCCCACGGTCTCTGTCCTGAGAAATAGCACGAATTCGGTGTGGGAGAGAGGCTCCTCTTCGGGGGAGAAGGGTGCAGCGAAGATCAGCCAACTATCTGTTTTCAACTCCGTCTCTCCCTCAGATCCTTATCGCCAAGCTAGTCGTCTTCCCataaagattttgaaaatgctcACGGCACGGGCAGGACACATTTTACACCCGGAGTACCTTCAGCCTTTACCGTCCACTCCTGTCAGTCCCATCGAG CTGGATGCCAAGAAGAGTCCGCTGGCTCTTTTGGCCCAAACATGCTCCCAGATCGGCAAACCGGACCCGCCGTCCTCCTCCAAGTTGTCCTCCGTGACCTCTAATGGATCTAGTGACAAGGAGACCAAAAGTGGCCCGCTGAAGATGAGCGACATCGGAGCCGAGGACAAATCCAGCTTCAAACCTTACTCGAAGTCGTCAGAGAAGAAGGactcgagcagcagcagcagcggccacAGTGGAGATAAAAGCAGTTTCCGAGTGCCTAGCGCCACCTGCCCGCCGTTCACCCCCAGGACAGGCAGCCCCAACTCCTGCACCTCCGTCTCCCCGCTGCCGTCCGACGGCAAAGCGGGGGAcaaggaggaaaagaaggacTCAGAAAGCAATAAAAGTAGCACGACAGAAAACAGTGGAAGCCAAAGGATAAATGGAATTATCTCTGATGGCAACCATCAAGAAAGCACATCTGGATCAAAGACCGGCACATCAGACTCTCCATCTGTgacctcatcctcctcctcctctgttctCTGCTCTGGACTGGTGGCCCCCGTCTCCCCCTACAAGCCCGGTCATACAGTTTTCCCCTTGCCATCCCCTGGTATTTCCTATCCTGGAAGTTTAGCGGGCGCCTATGCGGGTTACCCGCAGTCGTTTCTCCCACACGGAATGAGCCTTGACCCCACCAAATCCAGCAGCCAGCTCCTGAGCGCGCAGTTCGCCAGCTCGCTGGGCTGCAGTAAAGCAGGGACGAGCCCCTTGGCCGGAGCGTCCCCGCCGTCTCTAATGACCGCCAGTCTGTGTCGAGACCCGTACTGCCTGAGCTACCACTGCACGAGCCACCTGTCCGGCGCGGCGAGCGCAAACCAATGCGCGCACGACTCTGCGCTCAAGTCCGGATACCCGCTCATGTACCAGGCGCACCCGCTGCACGGCGTGCACTCCTCGGCCCCGGCTTTCAGCGGACACCCCTTATATCCTTACGGGTTTATGTTGCCTAACGACCCCCTGCCGCACGTGTGCAACTGGGTGTCTGCGAACGGACCTTGCGATAAGCGCTTCTCCTCCTCCGAGGAGCTGCTCGGCCACTTGCGGACTCACACGGCCTTCGCCGGCACGGAGAAGTTAATATCGGGTTACCCGGGCTCCACGTCTCTGGCGAACgcggccgccgccgccgccatgGCTTGTCACATGCACCTTCCACATAACGGCAGCCCGGGCAGCCCCGGCTCGCTGGCCCTCAGGGGCCCCCATCACCCGCTCGGACTCAGCAGCCGCTACCACCCGTACTCTAAGAGCCCGCTGCCCGCCCCCGGGGCCGTGCCGGTGCCCGCGGCCACCGGGCCCTACTACTCCCCTTACGCCCTGTACGGACAAAGACTGACCACAGCCTCGGCCTTAGGATACCAATAA